One window from the genome of Eucalyptus grandis isolate ANBG69807.140 chromosome 7, ASM1654582v1, whole genome shotgun sequence encodes:
- the LOC104420663 gene encoding LOW QUALITY PROTEIN: ABC transporter B family member 15-like (The sequence of the model RefSeq protein was modified relative to this genomic sequence to represent the inferred CDS: inserted 3 bases in 3 codons) — protein MGNERQSNVAEEREKEKKKKKKKEGRSSIGSIFMHADGVDKCLMGLGFFGTVADGFSTPLVLFVSSQLMNDIGSASSMDPASFRHSINKNALNLFYIACGLVVACFLEGYCWTRTGERQAAKMRARYLSAVLRQDVTYFDIHVTSTSDIITSVSSDSLVIQDVLSEKVPNFLVKVSLFVGSYIAAFIMLWRLAIVGFPFAALLIIPGMIYGRTLIVIAXKIRGEYNKAGTIAEQALSSIRTVYAFAGESKTLSEFSKALEGSVKLGLRQGLAKGLAIGSNSIVFAIWSFMAYYGSRMVMYHGYKGGTVYVVGVAITVGGVALGAALSNLKYFSEACSAGERIEEVIKRVPLIDPENMEGQTIPNLEGNIEFRHIEFAYPSRPENIIFGDFSLTIPSGKTLALVGGSGSGKSTVISLLQRFYDPLSGQILLDGIAINKLQIKWLRSQMGLVSQEPTLFATSIKENILFGKENAEMKEVIEAAKASNAHNFISQLPQGYDTQVGERGIQLSGGQKQRIAIARAIIKAPRILLLDEATSALDSESEKIVQDALDRASIGRTTIIIAHRLSTVRHANNIAVIQNGQVIETGNHEELIQNEDGLYTSLVNLQKSEKQKPTDQVEKPENQITSSILSMDGYSTSGRHSLSKVSRSSSARSMAAVGPDNQKIPIPSLRRLIALNSPEXKQAILGCISAMLFGAVQPVYSFAMGSMISVYFLKDHEEIKAKVRIYAFCFLGLAVFSLAVNVIQHYNFAFMGEYLTKRVREKMLSKILTFEVGWFDQDQNSSGSVCSRLANDANVVRSLVGDRMALIVQTCSAIIIAFTMGLIIAWRLALVVIGAQPLIIVSFYMRRVLLKTMSQKAIKAQEESSKLATDAVSNHRTITSFSSQERILKMLEKVQEAPERESIRQSWYAGIGLAASQFFMMCVWALDFWYGGKLISQGQITSKALFETFMILISTGKVIADAGSMTTDLAKGSDTVGSVFDILDRQTRIEPEGMEGYRPKKITGHVEFCRVDFAYPERLDVIILKDFSFKIEAGKSTALVGQSGSGKSTLIGLIERFYDPIRGTIKIDGRDLRSYHLRALRMHIALVSQEPALFAGTIRENIVYGISREMSETEIVEATRAANAHDFIVTLKDGYNTWCGDKGVQLSGGQKQRVAIARAILRNPTLLLLDEATSALDSQSEKVVQNALERLMVGRTTLVVAHRLSTIQRCDVIAVLDKGKVVEXGSHSSLLAKGPTGAYYSLVNLQSVLSVPECLE, from the exons ATGGGAAATGAGAGACAGAGCAATGTggcggaggagagggagaaggagaagaagaagaagaagaagaaggagggcCGGTCGTCAATAGGCTCCATATTCATGCACGCAGATGGAGTGGACAAGTGCTTGATGGGTCTCGGCTTCTTCGGAACCGTCGCCGATGGCTTCTCCACTCCCCTCGTGCTCTTTGTCAGTAGTCAGCTCATGAACGACATCGGCTCTGCATCTTCTATGGATCCCGCTTCGTTTCGTCACAGCATCAACAAG AATGCACTGAATCTCTTCTACATCGCCTGTGGATTGGTGGTTGCTTGTTTTCTAG AAGGGTATTGTTGGACCAGGACTGGTGAGAGGCAAGCGGCAAAAATGAGAGCCAGATACTTGAGCGCTGTGCTCAGGCAGGACGTGACCTATTTTGATATACATGTGACAAGCACGTCCGATATCATCACCAGTGTATCCAGCGATAGTCTCGTGATTCAGGACGTCCTAAGCGAGAAG GTTCCCAATTTTCTTGTCAAGGTATCGCTGTTTGTTGGGAGCTACATAGCGGCATTTATCATGTTGTGGAGACTGGCGATAGTTGGTTTCCCCTTTGCTGCGCTTCTCATCATTCCGGGCATGATATATGGGAGGACTCTTATAGTAATTG AGAAGATAAGGGGAGAGTACAATAAGGCTGGCACAATTGCAGAACAGGCACTTTCTTCCATCAGAACAGTATATGCCTTTGCCGGTGAGAGCAAAACACTTTCCGAGTTTTCTAAAGCTCTTGAAGGCTCCGTGAAGTTGGGGCTGAGGCAGGGCTTGGCCAAAGGCTTGGCGATCGGAAGCAACAGTATCGTGTTTGCCATTTGGTCTTTCATGGCATATTACGGAAGTAGGATGGTGATGTACCATGGCTATAAAGGTGGAACGGTTTATGTTGTTGGCGTGGCCATTACTGTTGGCGGAGT GGCATTGGGTGCTGCTTTATCCAACCTCAAGTACTTCTCAGAAGCGTGTTCAGCTGGCGAGCGTATAGAGGAAGTGATAAAGAGAGTGCCCCTGATTGATCCAGAGAATATGGAGGGGCAGACCATACCGAATTTGGAAGGAAATATCGAATTTAGACACATTGAGTTTGCATATCCGTCGAGACCCGAAAACATCATCTTTGGAGACTTCTCTCTCACGATCCCATCAGGAAAGACTCTAGCTTTGGTTGGAGGCAGTGGCTCCGGAAAATCCACAGTGATATCGCTCCTGCAGAGGTTCTATGACCCACTTAGCGGACAAATACTCCTTGATGGGATCGCCATTAATAAGCTGCAAATTAAATGGCTTAGATCGCAAATGGGACTAGTGAGCCAAGAGCCGACACTCTTTGCGACTAGCATAAAGGAGAACATACTCTTTGGAAAGGAGAATGCCGAGATGAAGGAGGTGATCGAAGCTGCCAAGGCTTCCAATGCTCATAACTTCATCAGTCAGTTGCCCCAGGGGTACGATACGCAG GTAGGGGAAAGAGGCATCCAACTGTCAGGAGGGCAGAAGCAGAGAATAGCGATCGCGCGAGCAATTATTAAAGCACCCAGAATCCTCCTCCTAGATGAAGCGACGAGCGCGTTAGATTCTGAATCGGAGAAAATCGTCCAAGACGCACTCGATCGAGCTTCCATTGGTCGTACAACAATCATCATTGCTCACCGGCTATCTACTGTACGACATGCCAATAATATCGCGGTCATTCAGAATGGGCAAGTGATAGAGACTGGCAATCATGAAGAGCTCATCCAGAATGAAGACGGCCTCTACACCTCCTTGGTCAATCTTCAGAAATCAGAGAAACAGAAACCGACAGATCAAGTTGAGAAACCTGAGAACCAAATCACATCTTCCATATTAAGCATGGATGGATATAGTACCAGTGGCCGCCATAGCCTATCTAAGGTGAGTCGCTCCAGCTCAGCGAGGTCGATGGCGGCGGTTGGTCCGGATAATCAGAAGATCCCCATTCCATCTTTACGAAGATTGATAGCTTTGAACTCGCCGG TGAAACAAGCCATCCTGGGGTGCATCAGCGCCATGTTGTTCGGCGCAGTTCAACCGGTGTACTCTTTTGCCATGGGCTCGATGATCTCagtttattttttgaaagacCACGAGGAGATAAAAGCAAAGGTAAGGATTTATGCATTCTGCTTTCTGGGTTTGGCTGTGTTCTCGCTCGCTGTCAATGTGATCCAGCATTACAATTTCGCTTTTATGGGGGAATACTTGACTAAGAGGGTCCGAGAGAAGATGCTCTCTAAAATCCTGACTTTCGAAGTCGGATGGTTCGATCAAGATCAGAACTCCAGCGGTTCGGTTTGTTCTAGACTCGCTAATGATGCCAATGTG GTGAGATCTCTGGTGGGTGACCGAATGGCTCTTATCGTGCAGACATGCTCGGCTATAATAATTGCGTTCACCATGGGTCTGATCATCGCCTGGAGACTCGCCCTCGTAGTGATAGGTGCGCAACCCCTTATTATAGTCTCCTTCTACATGAGACGAGTGCTACTAAAGACCATGTCTCAGAAGGCCATCAAGGCTCAAGAGGAAAGTAGCAAGCTCGCAACAGACGCAGTCTCCAACCACCGAACCATCACTTCGTTCTCTTCCCAAGAGCGCATCCTCAAAATGCTTGAGAAAGTCCAGGAAGCCCCGGAACGAGAGAGCATCCGGCAGTCGTGGTATGCTGGTATCGGACTAGCCGCCTCGCAATTCTTCATGATGTGCGTTTGGGCTTTAGATTTCTGGTACGGAGGCAAGTTGATATCTCAAGGGCAAATCACATCAAAAGCGCTCTTCGAGACGTTCATGATCTTGATAAGCACAGGCAAAGTGATTGCAGACGCCGGAAGCATGACCACAGACCTTGCCAAGGGCTCAGACACGGTTGGGTCCGTGTTTGACATATTGGACCGGCAGACTAGAATAGAACCCGAAGGCATGGAAggttaccgaccaaaaaaaattacgGGCCACGTAGAGTTTTGCAGGGTAGATTTTGCATACCCGGAAAGGCTGGATGTCATCATCTTAAAGGACTTCTCATTCAAAATCGAAGCGGGGAAATCGACCGCCTTAGTTGGACAGAGCGGATCTGGAAAATCAACCCTCATTGGCTTGATCGAAAGATTCTATGATCCAATCAGAGGCACGATAAAAATCGATGGACGAGATCTGAGGTCATACCACCTCAGGGCCTTACGGATGCACATAGCATTGGTTAGTCAGGAACCAGCTCTATTCGCCGGCACAATAAGAGAGAACATTGTCTATGGAATATCCCGCGAGATGAGTGAAACGGAAATCGTTGAGGCTACTCGGGCTGCAAATGCTCACGACTTCATTGTGACATTAAAGGATGGATACAACACATGGTGCGGGGACAAAGGGGTCCAGCTCTCGGGGGGACAAAAGCAGAGAGTCGCCATTGCAAGAGCCATACTGCGAAACCCGACACTGTTGTTGCTTGATGAGGCGACTAGTGCGCTTGACAGCCAATCAGAGAAGGTGGTGCAGAACGCGTTGGAGCGCTTAATGGTTGGACGAACCACGTTAGTAGTGGCACATAGGTTGAGTACCATACAAAGGTGCGATGTGATTGCCGTGCTAGACAAAGGGAAAGTGGTGG AGGGGAGTCACTCTTCCTTGTTGGCTAAGGGTCCAACCGGAGCTTACTACTCGCTTGTGAACCTCCAGAGCGTGCTGAGCGTCCCAGAATGTCTTGAATAA